The following are encoded in a window of Candidatus Polarisedimenticolaceae bacterium genomic DNA:
- a CDS encoding P-II family nitrogen regulator: protein MKLIVAIIRPEKLNDVLEALFKADVRGLTITRAQGHGGEVVTVTNYRGTTAKMELHEKVRLEIGVSEPFVDITVQAILRTARTGEVGDGKIFVVPVEHVYRIRTGESDVFAVTPPMVEGSI, encoded by the coding sequence GTGAAGCTCATCGTCGCCATCATCCGCCCGGAGAAGCTCAACGACGTCCTCGAGGCGCTCTTCAAGGCCGACGTGCGGGGGCTCACCATCACCCGCGCGCAGGGACACGGCGGCGAGGTCGTCACCGTCACCAACTATCGCGGCACCACGGCGAAGATGGAGCTGCACGAGAAGGTCCGCCTCGAGATCGGCGTGTCGGAGCCGTTCGTCGACATCACGGTGCAGGCGATCCTGCGCACGGCTCGGACCGGCGAGGTCGGCGACGGGAAGATCTTCGTCGTGCCCGTGGAGCACGTGTACCGCATCCGCACCGGCGAGAGCGACGTGTTCGCGGTGACCCCGCCGATGGTCGAAGGGTCGATCTGA
- the rsgA gene encoding ribosome small subunit-dependent GTPase A codes for MEYRLADLGWNPVFAEAFAPFASEGKIPGRVTIPHRGVCWVFVEGGEVEATVAGRLRRAPEGPIALPAAGDWVAMTPPTGSGRARIEAVLPRYSQFVRKAPGRNQEAQVVAANVDTAFVITAVGRDLNLRRLERYLALAWESGAQPVVVVTKSDLDETPEATATAVASAAVGVPIHRVSGKNSDNLDALRPYLGHGHTVAFVGSSGVGKSTLINALLGEARQKVAEVGVWGKGRHTTTQRELIRMPGGGLLVDTPGMRELQIWDAADGIEETFGDIDALADGCRFGDCRHDAEPGCAVTAAVEAGVLDGARLESFRKLAAEQRFQETKIDRAAQAETKRVARAMNKALRTHLDRKYERK; via the coding sequence GTGGAGTACCGCCTCGCGGACCTCGGCTGGAACCCCGTCTTCGCGGAGGCGTTCGCTCCTTTCGCGTCGGAGGGGAAGATCCCCGGGCGGGTGACCATCCCCCATCGCGGCGTCTGCTGGGTCTTCGTCGAAGGAGGCGAGGTGGAGGCGACCGTCGCCGGTCGCCTCCGTCGCGCTCCCGAAGGGCCGATCGCCCTCCCCGCCGCCGGCGACTGGGTGGCGATGACGCCGCCGACGGGCTCCGGACGCGCCCGCATCGAAGCCGTCCTCCCCCGTTATTCGCAGTTCGTGCGCAAGGCCCCCGGCCGAAACCAGGAAGCGCAGGTCGTCGCGGCCAACGTCGACACGGCGTTCGTGATCACCGCGGTCGGACGCGACCTCAACCTGCGACGCCTCGAGCGGTACCTCGCCCTCGCGTGGGAATCGGGAGCCCAGCCGGTCGTGGTCGTGACGAAGAGCGACCTCGACGAGACCCCCGAGGCGACCGCGACCGCCGTCGCCTCGGCCGCCGTGGGGGTCCCGATCCACCGCGTCTCGGGGAAGAACTCCGACAATCTCGACGCGTTGCGCCCCTACCTCGGGCACGGTCACACCGTGGCGTTCGTCGGGTCGTCGGGGGTCGGCAAATCGACGCTGATCAACGCCCTCCTGGGCGAGGCACGTCAGAAGGTGGCCGAGGTCGGCGTGTGGGGGAAGGGCCGCCACACGACGACCCAGCGCGAGCTGATCCGGATGCCCGGCGGAGGACTGCTCGTCGACACCCCCGGCATGCGCGAGCTGCAGATCTGGGACGCCGCGGACGGGATCGAGGAGACCTTCGGCGACATCGACGCGCTCGCCGACGGCTGCCGGTTCGGCGATTGCCGGCACGACGCCGAGCCCGGGTGCGCCGTGACGGCGGCGGTCGAAGCGGGAGTCCTCGACGGGGCGCGCCTCGAGAGCTTCCGCAAGCTCGCGGCCGAGCAGCGGTTCCAGGAAACCAAGATCGACCGCGCCGCGCAGGCGGAGACCAAGCGGGTCGCCCGGGCGATGAACAAGGCGCTGCGAACCCATCTCGACAGGAAATACGAGCGGAAGTAG
- a CDS encoding (4Fe-4S)-binding protein — protein MSKRIQVYRTDSITVTFDPNICIHSAECLRGEPNVFDVNRPRWIRPELASPEKVAEVVRRCPSGALRYTLHAPESPAEPTTTQVVVEVRKNGPLVVSGPVRIEAHDGTLVCEQDRVALCRCGGSMRKPYCDGSHARIGFRDPA, from the coding sequence ATGAGCAAACGCATCCAGGTGTACCGGACCGACTCGATCACGGTCACCTTCGACCCGAACATCTGCATCCACAGCGCCGAGTGCCTTCGCGGAGAACCGAACGTCTTCGACGTGAACCGCCCGCGCTGGATCCGTCCCGAGCTCGCTTCCCCCGAGAAGGTGGCGGAGGTGGTCCGCCGTTGCCCGTCGGGAGCGCTGCGCTACACGCTTCACGCTCCGGAGTCTCCCGCGGAGCCCACGACGACCCAGGTCGTCGTCGAGGTCCGCAAGAACGGACCGCTCGTCGTCTCCGGCCCCGTGCGGATCGAGGCCCACGACGGCACGCTCGTCTGCGAGCAGGATCGCGTCGCCCTGTGCCGGTGCGGAGGGTCGATGCGCAAGCCGTATTGCGATGGCAGTCACGCGAGGATCGGTTTCAGGGATCCCGCCTAA
- a CDS encoding dodecin family protein, translating into MSVAKVTEIISSSDKGFDDAIKTGISRAAKTLSGIKGAWVKDQKVLVEKGKVVEYRVTLRVTFVLKD; encoded by the coding sequence ATGTCCGTCGCCAAGGTGACCGAGATCATCTCGTCCTCCGACAAAGGTTTCGACGACGCGATCAAGACCGGGATCTCCCGCGCGGCGAAGACCCTGAGCGGGATCAAGGGAGCGTGGGTGAAGGACCAGAAGGTCCTCGTCGAAAAGGGGAAGGTCGTGGAATACCGCGTGACGCTGCGGGTGACCTTCGTCCTCAAGGACTGA
- a CDS encoding translation initiation factor, which translates to MAKLVWSTEPAKPTVPIPPEQQTIRMRIEKAGRGGKTVTVADGLLGAKVDAATLLSALKKACGGGGALRASRTPEGTACFALELQGDHIAKVADLLRSRGFRVKGA; encoded by the coding sequence TTGGCCAAGCTCGTCTGGTCCACCGAGCCCGCGAAACCGACGGTCCCCATCCCGCCCGAGCAGCAGACGATCCGGATGCGGATCGAGAAGGCCGGGCGCGGAGGGAAGACCGTCACGGTCGCCGACGGCCTCCTGGGAGCGAAGGTCGACGCCGCCACGCTGCTGTCCGCGCTGAAGAAGGCCTGCGGCGGAGGGGGGGCGTTGCGTGCGTCGAGGACCCCCGAGGGGACCGCCTGCTTCGCCCTCGAACTGCAGGGGGACCACATCGCGAAGGTCGCCGACCTGCTTCGCAGCCGCGGCTTCCGCGTCAAGGGCGCCTAA
- a CDS encoding aminotransferase class I/II-fold pyridoxal phosphate-dependent enzyme, translated as MKFDTLAVHCAPVDEATGAVAPPIHLATTFARDHAYALRGSYSYIREANPTQLAAEEALALLEGGARALVHASGMAAGVAVLQTLPPGSHVVLPEDVYYGVRVALRDHLVKQGITATHAAMEDVDAIRRAMRPETRVVWIETPSNPQMKVTDLDAAIAIAREAGALALVDNTFATPALQRPIDLGADVVLHASTKYFGGHSDVQGGVLVFREDGELAKKVEAVRHDLGAVASPFNTWLVMRGIRTLGLRVERHSANAMAIARALEGHPKVGAVHYPGLESHPGHAVAKRQMRAFGGMLSFRVRAGREDAVRVASSTKLFVPATSLGGVESLIEHRHTAEGPGSTAPEDLLRLSVGIEDPADLIDDLLAAL; from the coding sequence ATGAAATTCGACACCCTCGCGGTGCACTGCGCTCCCGTGGACGAGGCGACCGGCGCGGTCGCCCCGCCGATCCACTTGGCGACCACCTTCGCCCGCGATCACGCCTACGCGCTGCGAGGGAGCTACAGCTACATCCGCGAGGCGAATCCGACTCAACTGGCGGCGGAGGAGGCGCTGGCCCTGCTCGAGGGAGGTGCGCGCGCGCTCGTCCATGCATCGGGGATGGCCGCGGGGGTGGCGGTGCTCCAGACGTTGCCGCCGGGAAGCCACGTCGTGCTCCCGGAGGACGTCTACTACGGCGTGCGCGTCGCCCTCCGCGATCACCTCGTCAAGCAGGGGATTACCGCAACACACGCGGCGATGGAGGACGTCGACGCGATCCGCCGCGCGATGCGTCCCGAGACCCGCGTCGTGTGGATCGAGACTCCGTCGAACCCTCAGATGAAGGTCACCGACCTCGATGCCGCGATCGCGATCGCCCGGGAGGCCGGCGCGCTCGCCCTCGTCGACAACACCTTCGCGACCCCCGCGCTCCAGCGGCCGATCGACCTCGGCGCGGACGTCGTGCTGCACGCTTCGACCAAGTACTTCGGCGGGCACAGCGACGTGCAAGGGGGGGTGCTCGTCTTCCGGGAGGACGGCGAGCTGGCGAAGAAGGTCGAGGCGGTCCGGCACGACCTGGGGGCGGTCGCCTCCCCGTTCAATACGTGGCTCGTGATGCGAGGGATCCGGACCCTCGGCCTCAGGGTCGAGCGGCACAGCGCCAATGCGATGGCGATCGCGCGCGCCCTCGAGGGGCACCCCAAGGTCGGCGCCGTCCATTACCCGGGGCTCGAGTCGCATCCGGGGCATGCGGTGGCGAAGCGTCAGATGCGGGCCTTCGGAGGGATGTTGTCGTTCCGCGTGCGTGCGGGCCGTGAGGACGCGGTCCGGGTCGCGAGCTCGACGAAACTCTTCGTCCCCGCCACATCGCTCGGTGGCGTCGAGAGCCTGATCGAACACCGACACACCGCCGAAGGCCCGGGCTCGACCGCTCCCGAGGATCTCCTGCGCCTTTCCGTCGGCATCGAAGACCCCGCCGATCTGATCGACGACCTTCTCGCGGCTTTGTAA
- a CDS encoding phage holin family protein: MRWLLRLAINALALYAATRFVPGIAYEGGWLNILLVALVFGVLNTIVRPILKLFSIPILIVTIGLFIFVINALMLWLTGALSHALGLGFRVDGFVAAFLGALVVGFVSFVLSFFVPDEDARGRKEQND, encoded by the coding sequence ATGCGCTGGTTGCTAAGACTCGCGATCAACGCCCTGGCTCTCTACGCCGCCACGCGCTTCGTGCCCGGAATCGCCTACGAGGGGGGCTGGCTGAACATCCTGCTCGTCGCGCTGGTCTTCGGCGTCCTGAACACGATCGTCCGGCCGATCCTTAAATTATTCAGCATTCCGATCCTGATCGTGACGATCGGCCTGTTCATCTTCGTCATCAACGCGCTGATGCTCTGGCTGACCGGGGCGCTCTCGCACGCGCTCGGCCTCGGATTCCGCGTGGACGGGTTCGTCGCGGCCTTTCTCGGAGCACTCGTCGTCGGGTTCGTGAGCTTCGTCCTCTCGTTCTTCGTCCCCGATGAGGATGCGCGCGGCCGGAAGGAACAGAACGACTGA
- a CDS encoding DMT family transporter, producing MNDAAATRARLAVCAAAALFSTGGAAIKYAGFTGWQVASFRSGVAALAVLLFLPEARRGWTRATAIVAVGYAATLTLFVLSNKLTTSANAIYLQSTAPLYLVLLAPWLLHERPHRRDLAFMLALACGLALFFLGEEPTRATAPDPMRGNLLAIASGVAWAFTVTGLRWMGKAEGDRPGAAAGAVAAGNLLAFAVGLPFALPVAAVGAGDVAAIVYLGVFQIGLAYVCLTRGLRRVPALEASLLLTIEPVLNPVWAWIVHGEMPSSFAIAGGALILAATVAHSVAASRGIPRRDPGA from the coding sequence GTGAACGACGCGGCCGCCACGCGCGCGAGGCTCGCCGTGTGCGCGGCGGCCGCTTTGTTCTCCACCGGCGGCGCGGCGATCAAGTACGCCGGCTTCACCGGCTGGCAGGTCGCGAGCTTCCGGTCGGGGGTCGCCGCGCTCGCCGTCCTGCTCTTCCTCCCGGAGGCCCGTCGGGGCTGGACGCGGGCCACGGCGATCGTTGCGGTCGGTTACGCCGCGACCCTGACCCTGTTCGTCCTCTCGAACAAGCTGACGACCTCCGCGAACGCGATCTACCTCCAGTCCACCGCACCGCTTTATCTCGTCCTGCTCGCGCCGTGGCTGCTCCACGAGCGCCCGCACCGCCGCGATCTCGCCTTCATGCTCGCCCTCGCCTGCGGGCTCGCGTTGTTCTTCCTGGGAGAGGAGCCCACGCGCGCGACCGCCCCCGACCCGATGCGCGGCAACCTCCTGGCCATCGCGAGCGGGGTCGCGTGGGCGTTCACGGTCACCGGACTTCGCTGGATGGGGAAGGCGGAGGGGGATCGCCCGGGGGCTGCGGCCGGGGCGGTCGCCGCCGGGAACCTCCTGGCATTCGCGGTCGGCCTTCCCTTCGCGCTCCCGGTGGCGGCGGTCGGTGCGGGGGATGTCGCCGCGATCGTCTACCTCGGCGTCTTCCAGATCGGGCTGGCGTACGTCTGCCTGACGCGTGGATTGCGGCGCGTTCCCGCCCTCGAGGCCTCGCTGCTCCTCACGATCGAGCCGGTCCTGAACCCCGTCTGGGCATGGATCGTCCACGGTGAGATGCCGTCGTCGTTCGCGATTGCGGGGGGGGCGCTGATCCTCGCCGCCACGGTGGCGCACAGCGTTGCGGCGTCGCGGGGAATACCCCGACGCGACCCCGGAGCCTGA